One window from the genome of Engraulis encrasicolus isolate BLACKSEA-1 chromosome 16, IST_EnEncr_1.0, whole genome shotgun sequence encodes:
- the si:dkey-94e7.2 gene encoding retinol dehydrogenase 12, which translates to MANIYTLRAFFSGQWSSTARLEGKTVIITGANTGIGKETAKDLAKRGARIILACRDVEKAETALKEIIDESGNQSIVVRKLDLSDTKSIKEFADVIKKEESQVNILINNAGVMMCPYSKTADGFEMQFGVNHLGHFLLTFLLLDLIKRSAPARIINVSSMAHSWGTIQFEDINSEQHYHSRRAYGQSKLANILSTRSLANRLKGSGVNVYVVHPGVVRTELKRHMNIPLLIMWKVVRPFTKTIVQGAQTSIYCAVEPTLDTQSGEYYSNCAPASCSRAARDDDVAEKLWDLSCQMLGITWE; encoded by the exons ATGGCAAACATATACACATTACG AGCGTTTTTTAGTGGTCAATGGTCTTCAACAGCAAGACTTGAGGGCAAAACAGTTATCATTACTGGTGCCAACACAGGGATCGGCAAAGAAACAGCCAAAGACCTTGCCAAAAGAG GTGCAAGGATCATCCTTGCATGTAGAGATGTTGAAAAAGCAGAAACAGCCCTGAAGGAGATTATTGATGAATCAGGAAACCAGAGTATCGTGGTGAGAAAACTAGATCTGTCTGACACCAAGTCTATTAAAGAGTTTGCAGATGTAATTAAAAAAG AGGAGAGCCAAGTGAATATTCTCATTAATAATGCGGGGGTTATGATGTGCCCTTACTCCAAGACAGCGGATGGCTTTGAGATGCAGTTTGGTGTAAATCACTTAG GTCACTTCCTGTTGACGTTCCTGTTGTTGGACTTAATCAAAAGGTCTGCCCCTGCAAGGATCATCAACGTCTCCTCAATGGCACATAGTTGGGGGACCATCCAGTTTGAGGACATCAACAGTGAGCAGCACTACCACAGCAGGAGAGCATACGGACAGAGCAAACTGGCCAACATACTCAGCACCCGCTCCCTGGCAAACAGGCTCAAGG GTTCAGGAGTGAACGTGTACGTGGTACACCCAGGAGTGGTACGCACGGAGCTGAAGAGACACATGAACATCCCACTGCTGATCATGTGGAAGGTCGTCAGGCCCTTTACCAAGACCATAGTGCAAGGAGCCCAGACCTCCATCTACTGCGCTGTGGAGCCAACGCTGGACACACAGAGTGGGGAATACTACAG CAACTGTGCCCCTGCCAGCTGCTCCCGGGCAGCGAGGGATGATGACGTGGCGGAGAAGCTGTGGGATCTCAGCTGCCAAATGCTGGGAATTACCTGGGAATAA
- the LOC134466404 gene encoding probable G-protein coupled receptor 141 — MGRMDDIAGNTTNFPDVPSMATIPMEDGMPDAERYILMTMYSLVLVIGTCGTGLMINTLKSNTRSVTTMAVINLIIAHMMFLLTVPFRMYFYAANHWSLGRGFCNFISMMVHAHMYIAFIFYVIILLVRYVTFFRHRDKLEFYRRLHALAASLVVWVVILLIIFPVTLTEYGVETTNGTAVVDQCFVFGEALKDVGISVINYLLCAVVMLVTCVLLAVQLWILGVVYKKHGKLALHHQEFQAQLKSLSFVMIMLVCFVPYHAFRVYYVSTFVRQTNEEMLDRLELKNEIFLAVTAFSACDMLLFISNIRWKNVLSRCCFCK; from the exons ATGGGCAGAATGGACGACATTGCTGGTAATACCACTAATTTTCCAGATGTGCCAAG CATGGCCACCATTCCCATGGAAGACGGGATGCCTGATGCAGAGAGGTACATCTTGATGACCATGTATTCCCTGGTCCTGGTCATTGGAACGTGTGGCACCGGACTCATGATCAACACGCTGAAGTCCAACACACGCTCGGTGACCACCATGGCAGTGATCAACCTCATCATCGCCCACATGATGTTCTTGCTGACGGTTCCCTTCCGCATGTACTTCTACGCCGCCAACCACTGGAGCCTGGGCCGCGGCTTCTGCAACTTCATCAGCATGATGGTCCACGCCCACATGTACATCGCCTTCATATTCTACGTCATTATCCTGTTGGTGCGCTACGTCACGTTCTTCAGACACAGGGACAAGCTGGAGTTCTACAGGAGGCTCCACGCTCTGGCCGCTAGCCTGGTGGTTTGGGTGGTCATTCTGCTCATCATCTTCCCCGTGACCCTGACAGAGTATGGCGTGGAGACGACGAACGGCACTGCTGTCGTCGACCAGTGTTTTGTCTTCGGCGAGGCCCTGAAGGATGTCGGGATCTCTGTCATAAACTACTTGCTCTGTGCTGTGGTGATGCTGGTCACGTGCGTTCTCCTGGCCGTTCAGCTGTGGATATTGGGGGTCGTCTACAAGAAACACGGCAAGTTGGCCCTCCATCATCAGGAGTTCCAAGCCCAGCTCAAGAGCCTGAGCTTTGTGATGATCATGCTCGTTTGCTTTGTCCCATACCACGCCTTCAGAGTTTATTATGTGTCTACGTTTGTGCGTCAGACAAATGAGGAGATGCTTGATCGACTGGAGCTTAAGAATGAGATATTTTTGGCTGTGACAGCATTCAGTGCTTGCGACATGCTACTTTTCATCAGCAACATACGGTGGAAGAATGTTCTGTCTCGGTGTTGCTTTTGTAAGTAG